The DNA window GCGTAAGCCATCGACAGCAGTGGCGTGATGCCGATGCCGCCGGCGAACAGCAGGTGCATGCCTGTCGAAGGCCGCAGCGAGAAGGCATTGCGCGGCTGGCCTAGCGTTAGCGTACGGCCTTCGGCAGCCTGCTGATGCAACCACTCGGAGCCGCCGCGCGAGTTCGGATCGCGCCTGACTGCAATTCGGTAGCTGTCGCTTGAGGGCTGGCGGCAGCATAGCGAGTATTGCCGTGTCATGCCATTGCCAAGGGTGACGTCGATATGTGCCCCAGCTTCGTATCGCGGGAGCATTGAGGCGTCGGCGGCGCGCAGTTCGAAGATGCGGACGTCCCCGCAGTCCTCGATCGAAGTGATGATCGCTTCCATCCTTGTCACGCCTGTTCGGCGATGTGCAGCGCGATGATGCGGCGGGCGCGATTGGCCCCGGCGTCGACATGGATGTCCACCATCGGCGCATCGGAGAACTGCTGCATGTTGCGATACTGCGCCTCGATGATCACGCGGTCCTCCTCGAAGGTTTGCTCGGTCTGGCGGTAGACCAGTTCCGCGTTGTCCGGCTGGTCTGGATGGGCGGAGCTGGCCATGGTCCAGAAGTAGTGCGAGGTGGTGTCCGTCTCCGGCGTGATGCCGTGGAAGCCGCGCATATGGAAACCGCCGCGCAGCGGATCGTCGAGCGGTTCGGCGCCGGCATCGACGGCGCCGGTGAAGATCTGCAAATGGCTACCTTTGAAGTCGATCTCCTGCCAACGGTCGATCGCGCCCTTGAACGGCCAGGCGGCGGAGTAGGTGGCCGGCGGCTGCGAGGCTTTCATCCATCGCACCACGCGCACATTGTCGCCCTCGGAAGTCACCGTGGTCGGCGCTTCCATGTGGGTGCGGGCGTTGCCGCCGATGGTTTTGCCGTGCACGTAGCCGACGTGGCTGAGGTCCAGCAGGTTGTCGTGGATTAGCTGATACGGCGCCTGGTAGTGGAAGGCGCCGCCCTTGTAGCGGTAGCGCGGATCGTCGTGCGCGGGCACCTCGGGTGGAGGGCTCGGCGGCTGGCTGTCGGCATCGGCGCCGAACCAGATCCAGATCACCTGGTTGCGTACCGCCGACGTATAGGCCTTGACCTTGGCCTTGCCGGGGATTTTCACCTGGCCCGGAATCTCGATGCAGACGCCGCTGGGCGCATACAGCAGGCCGTGGTAGCCGCAGCGGATGCCGCCGCCGTCGATGGAACCGCAGGAGAGTGGGACGCTGCGGTGGCAGCAGCGATCCTCCAACGCGGCGATCTCGCCGGCGGCGGTGCGGAACAAAACGATGGGCTGATTGAGTAGCGTGCGCGCCAGTGGTTTGTCCTGCAACTCCCACGCGAAGCCCGCGACGTACCATTGATTCAGAGGGAACATGACTTTACTCCTGTGGATTGATTTAGTTGGGTTTGGCGGGATCGCGCACGCCGTCGTAGCGGTCTATCTCGACGGCGCCGTAGCGGCCGTCGGCCAGCTTGTCGATGCGGCGTATGTAGATCGTCTGGACGATGTCGTTGGTTTTGTCGTCGATGCTGACCGTGCCGCGCGGGCTTGCGGCCTTATAGCCTTTTAGCGCGGCCATGAAAGTAGGGCCGTCGGCGTTGCCTTTGGTGCGGGTCAGGGTGGCAGCGATCAAGGCCATGCCGTCATAGGCGGATGCGGCCTGGAAGTTGGGCTTGAAACGGCCGTTGACGGTCTTGGCGAATGCCGCCGTGAAGGCGGCGTTGTCGGCGCCGGGACGGAACGACGAGTAGAAACCGGCGGTGTAGATACCGTTCATCGCCTCGCCGGCGGCGTTCAACACGTCTTCGTCGGCCCAGCCTTCGCCGCCAAGGAA is part of the Oxalobacteraceae bacterium OTU3CAMAD1 genome and encodes:
- a CDS encoding aromatic ring-hydroxylating dioxygenase subunit alpha yields the protein MFPLNQWYVAGFAWELQDKPLARTLLNQPIVLFRTAAGEIAALEDRCCHRSVPLSCGSIDGGGIRCGYHGLLYAPSGVCIEIPGQVKIPGKAKVKAYTSAVRNQVIWIWFGADADSQPPSPPPEVPAHDDPRYRYKGGAFHYQAPYQLIHDNLLDLSHVGYVHGKTIGGNARTHMEAPTTVTSEGDNVRVVRWMKASQPPATYSAAWPFKGAIDRWQEIDFKGSHLQIFTGAVDAGAEPLDDPLRGGFHMRGFHGITPETDTTSHYFWTMASSAHPDQPDNAELVYRQTEQTFEEDRVIIEAQYRNMQQFSDAPMVDIHVDAGANRARRIIALHIAEQA